From the Labilithrix sp. genome, the window GATCGTCGACGAGGACGATCTCGAGGTTCGGGTAGTCGCTCGCGAGCTTCGCGCGCATCGCGTCCGCGAGCGTGTCCGCTTCGTTGCACGCGGGGACGACGATCGAGATCTTCGGCCAGCGCGGGGGCTCCGGCGGCGCCAGGTCGAGGCGACGGACGCCGACGAGCGTGCGCACGACGGAGTAGACCGCGCCGAGCGCGGCGACGGCGGGAACGGCGAGGAGGAGCGAACCGTACGAGCTCATGCGCGAAGCTCCATCCACGGATCATGCCGTCGCGCCACGCGCGCTTCCATGGACTTTGCGCGAGGCGCGCTCGGAGACGGATCGCCAGATTGTCAGGGCGGCGGCGCCTCGTGACACTCCGTCGGAGCGTCTCACCTCGTGAGCTCGAAGACGCCGACCGGGCGCTCGGGCGGCCGAATGCCCACCGTCCACTTGTTGACCGAGGCGCGCCAGCCTCGCGCCGCCATCGCCTCGGGCAGGGCGAAGCTCGATTTCCGGAACGGATCGGAGAGGAGGACGACGCCGCCCGGCGCGAGGTTCGTCTCGAAGATGTGCGCCAGGTGCGGGTGCATCGTCGTGCCGTACATGACGTCGGAGCCGAGGATGACGTCGTAGCGATCGGTGTCGGTCCACGCCGTCCAGTCGCCGAGGCGCTGCTCGATCGCCGCCACGTCGTTGCGCGCCGCGTTCATCTTGCACACCGCGAGCGCGACCTCGTGCACGTCCGTCTGGACGACGTGCGCCCCGAGCGTCGCCGCGACGATGCCGGGGAGCCCGGTGCCGGCGCCGATCTCGAGCACGCGCTTGCCGCGCAGCGTGCGCGCGACGAGCTCGTGCGCGAGCGCGATCGCCGCGGGCCACAGCACGATGCCGTACGGCAGGCGAACCTCGGCCCCGAGGAACCGCTGCTCGTCCTCGTGGCTCAGGACCGCGCCAGTATGGAGGATGCGCCACGCGCGTCCCTCGAGGCGCAGGTGATACTCCTCGAGCGGCAGCTCCCCGACCGACGTGCTGAGCACCCGCGGCTCCGTCATCCAAGCCACATGCTACGCCCGAGCGCGAACCCGAAGGCGATCATCGACCGCGCGCACGGCGAGCCCGCTCGCGAACGCGCGTGGCGAGCGCGCGCGGCGAGCCCGCTCGCGAGCGCGCGCGGCTTCGCCGGGTCGCGAACGCGCGCTATAGTCCGCGACCGCAATGCGGCGCGTGCTCGGTACGTTCGCGGTCTTTGGCGCTCTTGGTGCGCTGTCGATCGCGCGCGCGGAGACGCCGCCGCCTCCTCCGCCGAAGCCGGTGTACCGGGCGTGTCCTGGGGAGCTCGTGTGGAGCGAAGCGGCGGGGGGGTGCGTGTGTCCCGGGGCGCTGCATTGGGATCCCGCGACGAAGGCGTGCAGCGCGGAGTGCGCGCCGGGCAAGGTGCAGGTGCCCGACGCCGCGCCCGGCATCTGCGGCTGGCTCCCGCGGACCTGCCTCGCCGGCAAGCGCTGGAGCGAGCTCCACAACGGCTGCGTCACCTCGTGCCCCGCCGGAAAGACCGTCGACGCCCCCGGCACCGGCTGCGTGCCCGAGACCCACGGCTGCGCCCCCGACACGCTGTGGTTCGAGAACCGCGGCGCATGCTTCCCCTACTGCATGCCCGGCAAGGCGCTCGACTACACCACCGCCACCTGCGTCGACGACCCAACGCCCTGC encodes:
- a CDS encoding methyltransferase domain-containing protein; amino-acid sequence: MTEPRVLSTSVGELPLEEYHLRLEGRAWRILHTGAVLSHEDEQRFLGAEVRLPYGIVLWPAAIALAHELVARTLRGKRVLEIGAGTGLPGIVAATLGAHVVQTDVHEVALAVCKMNAARNDVAAIEQRLGDWTAWTDTDRYDVILGSDVMYGTTMHPHLAHIFETNLAPGGVVLLSDPFRKSSFALPEAMAARGWRASVNKWTVGIRPPERPVGVFELTR